The following are from one region of the Odontesthes bonariensis isolate fOdoBon6 chromosome 16, fOdoBon6.hap1, whole genome shotgun sequence genome:
- the LOC142401392 gene encoding olfactory receptor 52K1-like produces the protein MENYTYNSFTLQLEGLQVTNESIYPVFFIILISYILIMIMNVGILVIIFIDRNLHQPMYILFCNLTVSDIIGSTHILPRLLYDLLLPPSERLISYYECVVQAFTTHLFGTTSHTVLMIMAFDRYVAICHPLHYSSIMTNKMIIKLTVSAWGAPFVLVGILLGLTVRLNRCRTLITNPFCDNASLFKLSCESVFINNIYGIAFTVVLFTASIGSMVLTYTKITVVCRMSKSKTLNNKALKTCSTHLVVYLIMSLSGITFITLHRFPQYSDYRKLCAILFVILPGNLNPIIYGVQSKEIRKFLFEIFHSKKSLAIIQK, from the coding sequence ATGGAGAACTACACCTACAACAGCTTCACGCTCCAGCTGGAGGGTTTACAGGTTACGAATGAATCCATTTACCCCGTCTTTTTCATCATCCTGATTTCCTACATTCTTATTATGATCATGAATGTGGGGATTTTAGTGATCATTTTCATTGACAGGAACCTTCATCAGCCTATGTATATACTCTTTTGCAACCTAACAGTCAGTGATATTATTGGAAGTACCCATATTTTGCCTCGTCTGCTTTATGATCTTCTGCTGCCTCCGTCTGAGCGCCTCATCAGTTATTATGAGTGTGTGGTTCAGGCTTTTACGACACACTTATTTGGCACCACGTCCCACACGGTGCTCATGATCATGGCCTTTGACAGATATGTTGCCATCTGCCATCCTCTGCACTATAGTTCCATAATGACCAACAAAATGATCATCAAGCTGACGGTTTCTGCCTGGGGGGCGCCCTTCGTTTTGGTCGGGATTCTGCTCGGTCTGACCGTCCGACTGAACCGATGCAGGACTCTGATCACCAACCCTTTCTGTGACAATGCCTCGTTGTTTAAGCTGTCCTGTGAGAgtgttttcattaataataTCTATGGCATCGCCTTCactgtggtcttgttcacagcCTCCATAGGCAGCATGGTTCTCACCTACACTAAGATCACGGTCGTCTGCCGCATGAGTAAGAGCAAGACTTTAAATAATAAAGCCTTGAAGACCTGCAGCACTCATCTGGTTGTGTATCTGATTATGTCGCTCAGTGGAATTACTTTCATCACTCTGCATCGCTTTCCTCAGTACTCGGACTACAGAAAACTCTGTGCTATTCTGTTTGTCATCTTGCCTGGCAACCTAAACCCCATCATCTATGGTGTGCAGTCCAAAGAGATACGGAAATTCCTTTTCGAAATATTTCACTCAAAAAAAAGTCTCGCCATcatacaaaagtaa
- the LOC142401391 gene encoding olfactory receptor 52N5-like: protein MENYTYNSFTLQLEGLQVTKDSTYPVFFFFLISYTVFMIMNVGILVLIFIDRNLHQPMYILFCNLTVSDIIGSSNILPRLLSDVLLPPSERLISYYECVVQAFTTHLFGTTSHTMLMIGLTIRLNLCRTLIKNPFCDNASLFKLSCESVFINNVYGLTYTVVLYIASIGSMVLTYTKITTVCLTSKNKSLNSKALKTCSTHLVVYLIMSICGFTTIALHRVPEYSDYKKLSAILFVIVPGGLNPIIYGVQSKEIRNFFLKIFNSRKCLPSCK from the exons ATGGAAAACTACACCTACAACAGCTTCACGCTCCAGCTGGAGGGCTTACAGGTCACAAAGGATTCTACGTatcctgtgtttttcttcttcttaattTCCTACACTGTTTTTATGATCATGAATGTGGGGATTTTGGTTTTAATTTTCATTGACAGGAACCTTCATCAGCCTATGTATATACTTTTTTGCAACCTGACAGTCAGTGATATTATTGGAAGTAGCAATATTTTGCCTCGTCTGCTTTCAGACGTTCTGCTGCCTCCATCTGAGCGCCTCATCAGTTATTATGAGTGTGTGGTTCAGGCTTTTACGACACACTTATTTGGCACCACTTCCCACACAATGCTCATGA TCGGTCTGACCATCCGACTGAATCTATGCAGGACTCTGATCAAAAATCCTTTTTGTGACAATGCCTCATTGTTTAAGCTGTCCTGTGAGAGTGTTTTCATTAATAATGTCTATGGCCTAACCTACACTGTGGTCCTCTATATAGCCTCTATAGGCAGCATGGTTCTCACCTACACTAAGATTACCACTGTCTGTCTGACCAGTAAGAACAAGTCTCTGAACAGTAAAGCCTTGAAGACCTGCAGCACTCATCTGGTTGTGTATCTGATTATGTCAATCTGTGGATTCACTACTATTGCTCTGCATCGGGTCCCTGAGTACTCGGACTACAAAAAACTCTCTGCTATTCTGTTTGTTATTGTTCCTGGTGGCCTCAATCCCATCATTTATGGTGTGCAGTCCAAAGAGATAcgaaatttctttttaaaaatatttaattcaaGAAAATGCTTGCCTTCATGTAAATAG
- the LOC142401390 gene encoding olfactory receptor 5K4-like, with the protein MESEWTMFRTSIADARFQQLWLMENYTYNSFMLQMEGLNVTKDSTYLYFSFLLISYTVFMIMNVGILVLIFIDRNLHQPMYILFCNLTVSDMIGSSNILPRLLYDLLLPPSERLISYYECVVQAFLTQLFGTTSHTMLMIGLTIRLNRCRTLIKNPFCDNASLFKLSCESVFINNVYGLAFTVVLFIASIGSVVLTYTKITIVCLTSKSKSLNSKALKTCSTHLVVYLILSISGYTIVILHRFPQYSDYRKLSAILFVIVPGGLNPIIYGLQSKEIRNFFLKIFNSRKCLPNNKSKQ; encoded by the exons ATGGAATCTGAATGGACCATGTTCAGGACCTCCATTGCAGATGCTCGCTTCCAACAGCTATG GCTGATGGAAAACTACACCTACAACAGCTTCATGCTCCAGATGGAGGGCTTAAACGTCACAAAGGATTCTACGTACCTTTACTTTTCATTCCTCCTTATTTCCTACACTGTTTTTATGATCATGAATGTGGGGATTTTGGTTCTTATTTTCATTGACAGGAACCTTCATCAGCCTATGTATATACTTTTTTGCAACCTGACAGTCAGTGATATGATTGGAAGTAGTAATATTTTGCCTCGTCTGCTTTATGATCTTCTGCTGCCTCCGTCTGAGCGCCTCATCAGTTATTATGAGTGTGTGGTTCAGGCTTTTCTCACACAGTTGTTTGGCACAACTTCCCACACAATGCTCATGA TCGGTCTGACCATTCGATTGAACCGATGCAGGACTCTGATCAAAAATCCTTTCTGTGACAATGCCTCGTTGTTTAAGCTGTCCTGTGAGAGTGTTTTCATTAATAATGTCTATGGCCTCGCTTTCACTGTGGTTCTGTTCATAGCCTCTATAGGCAGCGTCGTTCTCACCTACACTAAGATTACAATTGTTTGTCTGACCAGTAAGAGCAAGTCTCTGAACAGTAAAGCTTTGAAGACCTGCAGCACTCATCTGGTTGTGTATCTGATTTTGTCAATCAGTGGATATACCATTGTTATCCTGCATCGCTTCCCTCAGTACTCAGACTACAGAAAACTCTCTGCTATTCTGTTTGTTATCGTACCCGGTGGCCTTAATCCAATCATTTATGGTCTGCAGTCCAAAGAGATAcgaaatttctttttaaaaatatttaattcaagaaaatgtttgccAAACAATAAAAGTAAACAGTAA